From a region of the Actinomadura luzonensis genome:
- the prcA gene encoding proteasome subunit alpha, with translation MPFGYASPEQIMRDKADYARKGIARGRSVVVLQYVDGILFVAPNPSRALHKISEIYDRIGFAAVGRYNEFEELRLGGIRYADINGYTYDRSDVTGRGLANLYASNLGRIFTESIKSLEVEVVVAEVGETKDGDAIYRLTFDGSVFDEHGFAAMGGQAEAVAGRLKERYRESMSLADALEVALTALTEPGGERPPVAQLEVAVLDRNREHRKFLRLTGARLERLLAQTTQPPSPGASSSSSSSSSSEASGAGGTEPGTSSGPSDDTPPPTGPDGPVDDGSSPL, from the coding sequence ATGCCTTTTGGATATGCGTCCCCTGAGCAGATCATGCGGGACAAGGCCGACTACGCGCGCAAGGGCATCGCGCGGGGCCGGTCGGTCGTCGTGCTCCAGTACGTCGACGGCATCCTGTTCGTCGCGCCCAACCCGTCGCGGGCGCTGCACAAGATCAGCGAGATCTACGACCGCATCGGGTTCGCGGCCGTCGGCCGCTACAACGAGTTCGAGGAGCTGCGGCTCGGCGGCATCCGCTACGCCGACATCAACGGCTACACCTACGACCGCTCCGACGTGACCGGCCGCGGCCTGGCCAACCTGTACGCCTCCAACCTGGGCCGCATCTTCACCGAGTCGATCAAGTCGCTGGAGGTGGAGGTCGTGGTCGCCGAGGTCGGCGAGACCAAGGACGGCGACGCCATCTACCGGCTCACCTTCGACGGGTCCGTCTTCGACGAGCACGGCTTCGCCGCCATGGGCGGGCAGGCCGAGGCGGTCGCGGGGCGGCTGAAGGAGCGGTACCGCGAGTCGATGTCGCTGGCCGACGCGCTGGAGGTGGCACTGACGGCGCTGACCGAGCCCGGCGGGGAACGGCCGCCGGTGGCGCAGCTCGAGGTGGCGGTGCTCGACCGTAACCGGGAGCACCGCAAGTTCCTGCGGCTGACGGGGGCGCGGCTGGAGCGGCTGCTGGCGCAGACCACGCAGCCGCCGTCGCCGGGCGCCTCGTCCTCGTCCTCGTCCTCGTCCTCGTCCGAGGCGTCCGGGGCCGGCGGGACGGAGCCTGGCACGTCGTCCGGGCCTTCCGACGACACCCCGCCGCCGACGGGCCCTGACGGCCCGGTGGACGACGGCTCCTCGCCCCTGTAA
- the prcB gene encoding proteasome subunit beta — MASHRDLPAGLVNQLFHNTGSSSFTEFVSSYAPELLPRRDEVLATPIGDQVPHATTIVAATFAGGVIMAGDRRATSGNVISQRDVQKVFRTDDYSCMGIAGTASTGIEFARLFRVELEHYEKLEGRTMSVAGKANRLATMIRGNLAMAMQGLVVVPLFAAYDPDKDEGRIFSYDVAGGPYERDRFDAIGSGSIFARGSLKKLYRDGSSADDMAMTLIQALYDAADDDSATGGPDVTRKIWPIVGVIDADGFRRLTDEQVSGYVDQMLEARLISPDGPIAPLR, encoded by the coding sequence GTGGCATCGCACAGGGATCTGCCCGCCGGCTTGGTGAACCAGCTTTTCCACAACACCGGGAGCTCGTCGTTCACGGAGTTCGTGAGCTCGTATGCGCCGGAGTTGTTGCCACGGCGGGATGAGGTTCTGGCCACCCCGATCGGCGACCAGGTTCCGCACGCGACCACGATCGTCGCCGCCACCTTCGCGGGCGGGGTGATCATGGCGGGTGACCGGAGGGCGACGTCGGGCAACGTGATCTCGCAGCGCGACGTGCAGAAGGTGTTCAGGACCGACGACTACTCGTGCATGGGCATCGCGGGCACGGCGAGCACCGGCATCGAGTTCGCCCGGTTGTTCCGGGTGGAGCTCGAGCACTACGAGAAGCTCGAGGGCCGGACGATGTCGGTGGCGGGCAAGGCCAACCGGCTGGCGACCATGATCAGGGGCAACCTGGCCATGGCGATGCAGGGCCTGGTGGTGGTGCCGCTGTTCGCGGCGTACGACCCGGACAAGGACGAGGGCCGCATCTTCAGCTACGACGTGGCGGGCGGGCCGTACGAGCGGGACCGGTTCGACGCGATCGGGTCGGGTTCGATCTTCGCGCGGGGTTCGCTGAAGAAGCTCTACCGTGACGGCTCGTCGGCCGACGACATGGCGATGACGCTGATCCAGGCGTTGTACGACGCCGCCGACGACGACTCGGCGACCGGCGGGCCCGACGTCACCAGGAAGATCTGGCCGATCGTGGGCGTGATCGACGCCGACGGTTTCCGCCGGCTCACCGACGAGCAGGTGTCCGGTTACGTCGACCAGATGCTCGAAGCCCGGCTGATCTCGCCCGACGGCCCCATCGCCCCGCTGCGCTAG
- a CDS encoding acyltransferase family protein has translation MRTPNRPKHARENGRLAELDLLRFLAALAVVAFHYLVAYASVWGDRPAELFPAAAPLAGLGILGVELFFIISGFVILMSVWGRGLGAFARSRLVRLYPAYWISLAAVAALYGLTGAKALDPKLSTGEYLLNATMFQRLFKITDASGVYWSLWAELRFYLIMAVLVVIGVTHRRVLALGGLWLAAALTLKLLQHAAVDVPPVLTETVMPDYAPYFVTGMSLYLIHKHGHSWLPWIYVAAGYALSLDSALARVHRRIDAAGFKNMPVTDTGVVVALTIVFLLMALAATGLLRLKPSKLLTALGGVTYPLYLLHSVVAVAAIPALTGHLPPWAAATAATLIAVLLSYLVYAFAERPIQRLLKPRRRTHASDAPAVQMEKASVP, from the coding sequence GTGCGCACCCCCAACCGGCCCAAGCATGCCCGGGAGAACGGCCGGTTGGCCGAGCTCGACCTCCTCCGCTTCCTCGCCGCGCTCGCGGTCGTCGCCTTCCACTACCTCGTCGCCTACGCCAGCGTCTGGGGCGACCGGCCCGCCGAGCTGTTCCCCGCCGCCGCCCCCCTGGCCGGCCTCGGCATCCTCGGCGTCGAGCTGTTCTTCATCATCAGCGGCTTCGTCATCCTCATGAGCGTGTGGGGACGCGGCCTCGGCGCGTTCGCCCGCTCCCGCCTCGTCCGGCTCTATCCCGCGTACTGGATCAGCCTCGCCGCCGTCGCCGCCCTCTACGGCCTCACCGGCGCCAAAGCCCTCGACCCCAAGCTGTCCACCGGCGAGTACCTGCTGAACGCCACCATGTTCCAGCGGCTGTTCAAGATCACCGACGCCAGCGGCGTCTACTGGTCGCTCTGGGCCGAGCTGCGCTTCTACCTGATCATGGCGGTCCTCGTCGTCATCGGCGTCACCCACCGCCGCGTCCTGGCCCTCGGCGGCCTCTGGCTCGCCGCCGCCCTCACGCTCAAGCTCCTCCAGCACGCCGCCGTGGACGTCCCCCCGGTCCTCACCGAGACCGTCATGCCCGACTACGCGCCGTACTTCGTCACCGGCATGAGCCTCTACCTCATCCACAAACACGGCCACTCCTGGCTGCCGTGGATCTACGTCGCCGCCGGCTACGCCCTCTCCCTCGACAGCGCCCTCGCCCGCGTCCACCGCCGCATCGACGCCGCCGGGTTCAAGAACATGCCGGTCACCGACACCGGCGTCGTCGTCGCCCTCACGATCGTCTTCCTCCTCATGGCCCTCGCCGCCACCGGCCTGCTGCGGCTCAAGCCCTCGAAACTCCTCACCGCGCTCGGCGGCGTCACCTACCCCCTCTACCTGCTCCACAGCGTCGTCGCCGTCGCCGCCATCCCCGCGCTCACCGGCCACCTGCCGCCCTGGGCCGCCGCCACCGCCGCCACGCTGATAGCCGTGCTCCTGTCCTATCTGGTGTATGCCTTTGCCGAACGCCCCATTCAGCGGCTACTCAAGCCACGCAGGCGCACCCACGCCTCAGACGCTCCCGCCGTACAGATGGAAAAAGCGTCGGTGCCATAA
- a CDS encoding ubiquitin-like protein Pup, translated as MATKDTGGQKQAGRRENEVEETEASATPDVQERQEKLTDDVDAILDEIDEVLEENAEEFVRSYVQKGGE; from the coding sequence ATGGCAACCAAGGACACCGGCGGCCAGAAGCAGGCCGGACGGCGCGAGAACGAGGTCGAGGAGACCGAGGCGTCGGCGACGCCGGACGTGCAGGAGCGGCAGGAGAAGCTCACCGACGACGTCGACGCGATCCTGGACGAGATCGACGAAGTTCTCGAAGAGAACGCAGAGGAGTTCGTGCGTAGTTACGTCCAGAAGGGCGGAGAGTAG
- the pafA gene encoding Pup--protein ligase, whose protein sequence is MDRRIFGLENEYGVTCTFRGQRRLSPDEVARYLFRRVVSWGRSSNVFLRNGARLYLDVGSHPEYATPECDNVIELVTHDKAGERILEGLLVDAEKRLREEGIAGDIYLFKNNTDSAGNSYGCHENYLVGRHGEFGRLADVLIPFLVTRQIICGAGKVLQTPRGAVYCVSQRAEHIWEGVSSATTRSRPIINTRDEPHADAERFRRLHVIVGDSNMSETTMLLKVGATDLVLRMIESGTVMRDLSLENPIRAIREVSHDMTGRRRVRLANGREASSLEIQQEYLTKAKDFVDRRGGDAIAHRVLELWERTLRAVETGDLDLVSREIDWVTKYQLIERYRKKYDLPLSSPRVAQLDLAYHDVHRKRGLYYLLQKRGSVERVASDLKIFEAKSVPPQTTRARLRGEFIRKAQEKRRDFTVDWVHLKLNDQAQRTVLCKDPFRSVDERVDKLIAGM, encoded by the coding sequence ATGGATCGTCGCATCTTCGGGCTGGAGAACGAGTACGGCGTGACCTGCACGTTCCGGGGCCAGCGCAGGCTGTCCCCGGACGAGGTCGCGCGTTACCTGTTCCGGCGGGTCGTGTCCTGGGGCCGATCGAGCAACGTCTTCCTCCGCAACGGCGCCCGTCTCTACCTCGACGTGGGCAGCCATCCTGAATACGCAACACCCGAGTGTGACAACGTCATCGAGCTCGTCACCCACGACAAGGCGGGCGAGCGCATCCTCGAAGGTCTCCTCGTCGACGCCGAGAAGCGGCTGCGCGAGGAGGGCATCGCGGGCGACATCTACCTTTTCAAGAACAACACCGACTCGGCCGGCAACTCCTACGGCTGTCATGAGAACTATCTGGTGGGCCGGCACGGCGAGTTCGGCCGGCTGGCCGACGTGCTGATCCCGTTCCTGGTGACGCGGCAGATCATCTGCGGCGCCGGCAAGGTGCTGCAGACGCCGCGCGGCGCGGTCTACTGCGTCTCGCAGCGGGCCGAGCACATCTGGGAGGGCGTCTCCAGCGCCACCACCCGTTCGCGGCCGATCATCAACACCCGCGACGAGCCGCACGCCGACGCCGAGCGGTTCCGCCGGCTGCACGTCATCGTCGGCGACTCCAACATGAGCGAGACCACGATGCTGCTCAAGGTCGGCGCGACCGACCTGGTGCTGCGCATGATCGAGTCCGGCACGGTGATGCGCGACCTCAGCCTGGAGAACCCGATCCGGGCGATCCGCGAGGTCTCTCACGACATGACCGGGCGGCGGCGGGTGCGCCTGGCCAACGGGCGTGAGGCGTCGAGCCTGGAGATCCAGCAGGAGTACCTGACCAAGGCGAAGGACTTCGTGGACCGGCGCGGCGGCGACGCGATCGCGCACCGCGTGCTGGAGCTGTGGGAGCGCACGCTGCGCGCGGTGGAGACCGGCGACCTCGACCTGGTGTCGCGGGAGATCGACTGGGTGACGAAGTACCAGCTCATCGAGCGCTACCGCAAGAAGTACGACCTGCCGCTGTCCTCGCCGCGGGTGGCCCAGCTCGACCTGGCCTACCACGACGTGCACCGCAAGCGCGGCCTGTACTACCTGCTGCAGAAGCGCGGCTCGGTGGAGCGGGTGGCGTCCGACCTGAAGATCTTCGAGGCCAAGTCGGTGCCGCCGCAGACCACCCGGGCGCGGCTGCGCGGCGAGTTCATCCGCAAGGCGCAGGAGAAGCGGCGCGACTTCACCGTCGACTGGGTGCACCTGAAGCTGAACGACCAGGCGCAGCGCACGGTGTTGTGCAAGGACCCGTTCCGCAGCGTCGACGAGCGGGTGGACAAGCTCATCGCCGGGATGTAG
- the dop gene encoding depupylase/deamidase Dop — protein MTVRRVMGIETEYGISVPGQPGANAMVTSSQVVNAYLAASAARARRARWDFEEENPLRDARGFDLAREVADPTQLTDEDLGLANVILTNGARLYVDHAHPEYSSPECTNPRAAVIWDKAGERVMYDAATRASAIPSNAPIQLYKNNTDAKGASYGCHENYLMRRATPFADIVRHLTPFFVSRQVVVGAGKVGIGQDSRGEGFQISQRADFFEVEVGLETTLKRPIINTRDEPHADPEKYRRLHVIIGDANMSEISTYLKLGTTALVLAMIEEGFLSRDLAVESPVQALRAVSHDPTCRYEISMRDGRKLTAVQLQMEYLEQARKFVEERGTAQDEMNKDILDRWESVLTRLAEDPMQLSRELDWVAKLELLEGYRSRDGLAWSHPRLQLVDLQYSDIRPDRGLYNRLVARGRMQRLVTEEEVQRAVEHPPNDTRAYFRGRCLRQYSESVAAASWDSVIFDIPGRESLQRVPTLEPLRGTKAHVGELFDRCRTAADLVAALTGGE, from the coding sequence ATGACGGTGCGTCGGGTGATGGGCATCGAGACCGAGTACGGCATCTCCGTACCCGGCCAGCCAGGCGCCAACGCGATGGTGACCTCCTCGCAGGTCGTGAACGCGTACCTCGCCGCCTCGGCGGCCCGTGCGCGCCGCGCGCGCTGGGACTTCGAGGAGGAGAACCCGCTGCGCGACGCGCGCGGCTTCGACCTGGCCAGAGAGGTCGCCGACCCCACCCAGCTCACCGACGAGGACCTCGGGCTGGCCAACGTCATCCTCACCAACGGCGCCCGGCTCTACGTCGACCACGCCCACCCCGAGTACTCCTCACCCGAGTGCACCAACCCCCGGGCCGCGGTCATCTGGGACAAGGCAGGCGAGCGGGTGATGTACGACGCCGCCACCCGCGCTTCCGCCATCCCCTCCAACGCCCCCATCCAGCTCTACAAGAACAACACCGACGCCAAGGGCGCCAGCTACGGCTGCCACGAGAACTACCTCATGCGCCGCGCCACGCCCTTCGCCGACATCGTCCGCCACCTCACCCCCTTCTTCGTCAGCCGCCAGGTCGTCGTCGGCGCCGGCAAGGTCGGCATCGGCCAGGACTCCCGCGGCGAAGGCTTCCAGATCAGCCAGCGGGCCGACTTCTTCGAGGTGGAGGTCGGCCTCGAGACCACGCTCAAGCGGCCCATCATCAACACCCGCGACGAGCCCCACGCCGACCCCGAGAAGTACCGGCGCCTCCACGTCATCATCGGCGACGCCAACATGTCCGAGATCTCCACCTACCTCAAGCTCGGCACCACCGCGCTCGTCCTCGCCATGATCGAGGAGGGCTTCCTCAGCCGCGACCTCGCCGTCGAGAGCCCCGTCCAGGCCCTGCGCGCCGTCTCCCACGACCCCACCTGCCGCTACGAGATCTCCATGCGCGACGGCCGCAAGCTCACCGCCGTCCAGCTCCAGATGGAGTACCTCGAACAGGCGCGCAAGTTCGTCGAGGAGCGCGGCACCGCCCAGGACGAGATGAACAAGGACATCCTCGACCGCTGGGAGTCCGTCCTCACCCGCCTCGCCGAAGACCCCATGCAGCTCTCCCGCGAGCTCGACTGGGTCGCCAAGCTGGAGCTCCTCGAGGGCTACCGCAGCCGCGACGGCCTGGCCTGGTCCCACCCCCGGCTCCAGCTCGTCGACCTCCAGTACAGCGACATCCGGCCCGACCGCGGCCTCTACAACCGCCTCGTCGCCCGCGGCCGCATGCAACGCCTGGTCACCGAGGAAGAGGTCCAGCGCGCCGTCGAGCACCCCCCCAACGACACCCGCGCCTACTTCCGCGGCCGCTGCCTGCGCCAGTACAGCGAGTCCGTCGCCGCCGCCAGCTGGGACTCCGTCATCTTCGACATCCCCGGCCGCGAATCCCTCCAGCGCGTCCCCACCCTCGAACCCCTGCGCGGCACCAAGGCCCACGTCGGCGAGCTCTTCGACCGCTGCCGCACCGCCGCCGACCTCGTCGCCGCCCTCACCGGCGGCGAATGA
- a CDS encoding extracellular solute-binding protein → MRLPRRPAVIATLAVLTLAACGTGGGTSRGSTTLTIAANAIEGGKNSESATWIKQWVIPGFEKTHPGVKVLFRQSGVDDEQYKTKLALDLKSRAGADVIDLDGIWVGEFAQAGYLKPLTELGGPAVEQWEGWSQIPQAVQGLGIFDGRKYGLPQGTDGRVLFYNKTLFKKAGLPDPWQPRSWQDLLDAGARLKAAGVPVPIQLDAGTAMGEATTMQGVLPLLAGAGAEIYTAGKWTGASPAMKDVLRLYQQIYGGSGLGDPKLQQEAKGRDKSFAQFAAGRIAILAESDYFWRSVIEPEAGVAPMKDRDQVVGYTRIPAQRPGAGIRGQDYVSMSGGAVRVLNPSSKNPRLAWELLAFMHSAAATKSQLAGQARISSRTDVNDEVLATDPMLKYVADEVLPITAYRPGLAVYPQVSAALQEATAAVISGSTADQAATAYQAALEKLVGGAAHVTG, encoded by the coding sequence ATGCGACTCCCCCGCCGACCTGCGGTGATCGCCACCCTCGCAGTGCTCACCCTGGCGGCCTGCGGCACCGGCGGCGGCACCTCCCGAGGCAGCACCACCCTCACCATCGCCGCCAACGCCATCGAAGGCGGCAAGAACTCCGAGTCGGCCACCTGGATCAAGCAGTGGGTGATCCCCGGGTTCGAGAAGACCCACCCCGGCGTCAAGGTGCTCTTCCGCCAGAGCGGCGTCGACGACGAGCAGTACAAGACCAAACTCGCCCTCGACCTCAAGTCCAGGGCGGGCGCCGACGTCATCGACCTCGACGGCATCTGGGTCGGCGAGTTCGCCCAGGCCGGCTATCTCAAGCCCCTCACCGAGCTGGGCGGCCCCGCCGTCGAGCAGTGGGAGGGCTGGTCCCAGATCCCCCAGGCCGTCCAGGGCCTCGGCATCTTCGACGGCAGGAAGTACGGCCTCCCCCAGGGCACCGACGGCCGCGTCCTGTTCTACAACAAAACGCTCTTCAAGAAGGCCGGCCTGCCCGACCCCTGGCAGCCCAGAAGCTGGCAGGACCTCCTCGACGCCGGCGCCAGGCTCAAAGCCGCCGGCGTGCCCGTCCCCATCCAGCTCGACGCCGGCACCGCCATGGGCGAGGCCACCACCATGCAAGGCGTCCTGCCTCTGCTCGCCGGCGCCGGCGCCGAGATCTACACCGCCGGCAAATGGACCGGCGCCTCCCCGGCCATGAAGGACGTCCTCCGCCTCTACCAGCAGATCTACGGCGGCAGCGGCCTCGGCGACCCCAAGCTCCAGCAGGAGGCCAAAGGCCGCGACAAGTCCTTCGCCCAGTTCGCCGCCGGCCGCATCGCCATCCTGGCCGAGAGCGACTACTTCTGGCGCTCCGTCATCGAGCCCGAAGCCGGCGTCGCCCCCATGAAGGACCGCGACCAGGTCGTCGGCTACACCAGGATCCCCGCCCAGCGTCCCGGCGCCGGCATCCGCGGCCAGGACTACGTCAGCATGTCGGGCGGCGCCGTCCGCGTGCTCAACCCCTCCAGCAAGAATCCCCGGCTCGCCTGGGAGCTGCTCGCCTTCATGCACTCAGCCGCCGCCACCAAGTCGCAGCTCGCCGGACAGGCCCGCATCAGCTCCCGCACCGACGTCAACGACGAGGTCCTCGCCACCGACCCCATGCTCAAGTACGTCGCCGACGAGGTCCTGCCCATCACCGCCTACCGCCCCGGCCTCGCCGTCTACCCCCAGGTCTCCGCAGCCCTCCAGGAGGCCACCGCCGCCGTCATCAGCGGCAGCACCGCGGACCAGGCCGCCACCGCCTACCAGGCCGCACTCGAAAAGCTCGTCGGCGGCGCCGCCCACGTCACCGGTTGA
- a CDS encoding carbamoyltransferase HypF, which translates to MNTFDQAAAPSGRPGLKRVDVHVEGIVQGVGFRPFVYALARRLDLAGQVRNDVNGVHIEVEGACPRVEEFLTALEHEAPALAEIERVTVVRAEPAGHHGFTIAASDPAGLRRALVPADTATCDDCLRELADPADRRHRYPFINCTNCGPRFTIVRAVPYDRPLTTMAGFPMCAECAAEYHDPGDRRFHAQPTCCPACGPRLRLLDSRGNELCGDPVATAAALLRAGRVLAVKGLGGYHLAVLAAAEPAAAALRGRKHREDKPFAVMAADLAQARRLCVVDDTAAALLTSRARPIVLLPRRDAPPAAAPPTAPPTALPTALPTDLPDAFPDAFPDALPDVLPVAPSVAPGNRSLGILLPYTPLHHLLLAELAEPLVLTSGNVSDEPIAHDDADALARLGGIADAFLTHDRPIHVRADDSVVRPVAGEVTVLRRARGYAPEPLPLRHFVPRTVLACGAELKSTFCLAGDRRAFVSQHIGDLENYETLRSFTDGIDHFCALFDLRPEIVAHDLHPDYLSTKHALEIPGVEHVGVQHHHAHIAACLADNGEPGPVIGVAFDGLGYGTDGTLWGGEFLRADLTGFERLGRLAPVPMPGGAAAVRQPWRMTAAYLGPAETHRKLGVARRNADRWADVLALAAKGVNAPLTSSAGRLFDAVSALLGVRDHITYEGQAAIELEQHADPAETGAYRARLTPGDLLTVHGEDLVHAAARDLEAGRPTPVIAGRFHNGVADTVLRACAALRDATGLTAVALSGGVFQNVLLTERTVRRLREAGFRVLTHLRVPPNDGGISLGQAVVAAARDRAGLSPAL; encoded by the coding sequence GTGAACACGTTCGATCAGGCGGCCGCCCCGTCCGGCCGGCCCGGCCTCAAGCGCGTCGACGTGCACGTCGAAGGCATCGTGCAGGGCGTCGGCTTCCGGCCCTTCGTCTACGCCCTCGCCCGCCGCCTCGACCTAGCCGGGCAGGTCCGCAACGACGTCAACGGCGTGCACATCGAGGTCGAAGGCGCCTGCCCCCGCGTCGAGGAGTTCCTCACCGCCCTCGAACACGAGGCCCCCGCCCTGGCCGAGATCGAACGCGTCACCGTCGTCCGCGCCGAGCCCGCCGGGCACCACGGCTTCACCATCGCCGCCAGCGACCCCGCCGGCCTGCGCCGCGCCCTCGTCCCCGCCGACACCGCCACCTGCGACGACTGCCTGCGCGAGCTCGCCGACCCCGCCGACCGCCGGCACCGCTACCCGTTCATCAACTGCACCAACTGCGGGCCCCGCTTCACCATCGTCCGCGCCGTCCCCTACGACCGGCCGCTCACCACCATGGCCGGCTTCCCCATGTGCGCCGAGTGCGCCGCCGAGTACCACGACCCCGGCGACCGCCGCTTCCACGCCCAGCCCACCTGCTGCCCCGCCTGCGGCCCCCGCCTCCGGCTGCTCGACTCCCGCGGCAACGAGCTGTGCGGCGACCCCGTCGCCACCGCCGCCGCCCTCCTGCGGGCCGGCCGCGTCCTCGCCGTCAAGGGCCTCGGCGGCTACCACCTCGCCGTCCTCGCCGCCGCCGAGCCGGCCGCCGCCGCCCTGCGCGGCCGCAAGCACCGCGAGGACAAACCCTTCGCCGTCATGGCCGCCGACCTCGCCCAGGCCCGCCGGCTCTGCGTCGTCGACGACACCGCCGCCGCGCTGCTCACCAGCCGCGCCCGCCCCATCGTGCTGCTGCCCCGCCGCGACGCCCCGCCCGCCGCCGCCCCGCCCACCGCCCCGCCCACCGCTCTGCCCACCGCTCTGCCCACCGACCTGCCGGACGCCTTCCCGGACGCCTTCCCGGACGCCCTGCCGGACGTCCTGCCCGTCGCGCCCTCCGTCGCGCCCGGCAACCGCAGCCTCGGCATTCTGCTGCCCTACACGCCGCTGCACCACCTCCTGCTCGCCGAGCTCGCCGAACCCCTCGTCCTGACCAGCGGCAACGTCAGCGACGAGCCCATCGCCCACGACGACGCCGACGCCCTGGCCCGGCTCGGCGGCATCGCCGACGCCTTCCTCACCCACGACCGGCCCATCCACGTCCGCGCCGACGACAGCGTGGTGCGGCCCGTCGCCGGCGAGGTCACCGTGCTGCGCCGGGCCCGCGGCTACGCCCCCGAGCCGCTGCCGCTGCGCCACTTCGTCCCCCGCACCGTGCTCGCCTGCGGCGCCGAGCTCAAGAGCACCTTCTGCCTGGCCGGCGACCGGCGCGCCTTCGTCTCGCAGCACATCGGCGACCTGGAGAACTACGAGACCCTGCGCTCCTTCACCGACGGCATCGACCACTTCTGCGCCCTGTTCGACCTGCGCCCCGAGATCGTCGCCCACGACCTGCACCCCGACTACCTGTCCACCAAGCACGCCCTGGAGATCCCCGGCGTCGAGCACGTCGGCGTCCAGCACCACCACGCCCACATCGCGGCCTGCCTCGCCGACAACGGCGAGCCCGGCCCGGTGATCGGCGTCGCCTTCGACGGGCTCGGCTACGGCACCGACGGCACCCTGTGGGGCGGCGAGTTCCTGCGCGCCGACCTGACCGGCTTCGAACGCCTCGGCCGGCTCGCCCCCGTCCCCATGCCCGGCGGCGCCGCCGCCGTCCGCCAGCCCTGGCGCATGACCGCCGCCTACCTCGGCCCCGCCGAGACGCACCGCAAGCTCGGGGTCGCCCGCCGCAACGCCGACCGCTGGGCCGACGTGCTCGCCCTGGCCGCCAAAGGCGTCAACGCCCCCCTCACCTCCAGCGCGGGCCGCCTGTTCGACGCCGTCTCCGCCCTCCTCGGCGTCCGCGACCACATCACCTACGAGGGCCAGGCCGCCATCGAGCTGGAACAACACGCCGACCCCGCCGAGACCGGCGCCTACCGCGCCCGCCTCACCCCCGGCGACCTGCTCACCGTGCACGGCGAGGACCTCGTCCACGCCGCCGCCCGCGATCTGGAGGCCGGCCGGCCCACCCCGGTCATCGCCGGCCGCTTCCACAACGGCGTCGCCGACACCGTCCTGCGTGCCTGCGCCGCGCTCCGCGACGCCACCGGCCTGACCGCGGTCGCCCTGTCCGGCGGCGTCTTCCAGAACGTGCTGCTCACCGAGCGCACCGTGCGGCGGCTGCGCGAGGCCGGGTTCCGCGTCCTGACCCATCTGCGGGTGCCGCCCAACGACGGCGGGATCAGTCTCGGCCAGGCCGTCGTCGCCGCGGCCCGCGACCGGGCCGGCCTATCGCCCGCGCTGTGA